CCCCCCGCCATTGGCTCGGGCGCGGAGGCCACCCCCGGGgagtctgagggtgggagagcGCCCCTTCCGGAGTCGCCAGGGCAGCGTAGGAAAAATCCCAATCCCCGCCTGCCGGGGCGGGATGGGAGATCCCTGCTGCCTgcgcagcctggctgggctgcagcggggcgacggcccctgctccctggcccacgAAAGCCCCCGGTGGGAGGGTCCAGGGCGCGCAGGGCACGTGGGGGGCGGGAAGCCCCGTTCCCCACGCCCCGGTGTGGGTGGAGGCGACCGGCGAGGGAGCGGGGGGACACCCGCCGGGGGCCGCGTCGCCCGGGCCGCCTGCGTGCGCCGGTGCCCcgccaccctggcctgggtgcctggccctccggttctgaaaccaaatctgaatcCGGGACTCCGGGAGGCCCGTCTCTCTGGCCAGTTCTTCCCGGGTGGCGATGCCTGGAAAGCGATCCTGCTGGAAGGCTCGCAGGAGCAGGGCGGTCTGGGACCGGGTGACGGCGGTCCGCTTTCGCCTGCCTTCTTGCGGGCCGCGTTTCCCGGGCCAGGGCCGAGATTCCCGCCGGTGCTGCCTCAGCTGGCGCGATCTctcgttctgaaaccaaatctggaccctgggctccggaatgccgatggcctgggccagctcttccctggtggcgatgcccgggtacgggttccgctcaaagcaggctcgcagggcctccctctggctcGGGGTCCAAACGAGTCTCCTTCGCCGTCCTCGTCCTCGGGCTCCCGCCGGGAGGGCGCCGTCGCCGGGTGTCGGGAGAGCCATCGCGGGGAGACCTGGCCGGAATTTCGCGGACAGACACGGGCAGAGAGAGGCCGGCGGGCTCCAGTGCCCCTCAGTCGGCCCGTGCACGGCGAGCAGGTCCGGCCAGGAGGCCGGCCCAGCCGGCCAGCGGCCCTTATAAAGGCCCACAGGCTCCGCCCCTTCAGGAATGCCGGAGGAGCCCAGGGCAAGCCCGCCCTCGGAAGCCGGGACCCACAGGGCCCAGGTCACTGTGGCCTGGGTATGGGTGGGGCCGGAGAAGCCccggaagtggggagtggggtggggggagtggttgATGATTTTTAGGATTGGGTTGGATTTGCGTAGTGGAATCATGGGTGCTTTTGTAGTTGAGGTACAACGATGGTTTTTCGTATCATTGGTTATGGTTGGAGTCCATATGGAAGCAATGACATATGTTTTATCGACATTAAGTGTATTATTGGTTATGGGGtttgtaggtttttctcctaagccctctcctatttatgggggtttagcgttaattgttagtggtgtgattggttgtgtgattattttcaattatgggggggcttatatgggtttaatgatatttttagtttatctgggGGGTATAATAGTTGTCTTTGGTTATACTACAGCAATGGCCATTGAAGAGTATCCTGAGACATGGGGCTCAGGGCTTGAGGTTCTAGGGGGTCCTTTGGTAGGATTAATGATGGAGGTAGGGCtggttttatgggttttaagtttggatgaagaagtggtggtggttaatttcaataatatgggtaactgggtgatttttgagggggaggggtcgGGGTTAATTCGAGGTGACTGTATTGGTGCGGGTGCCTTGTATGATTACGGGCGTTGGTTAGCGGTGGTTGCTGGTTGAACATTGTTTGTTGGTGTATACATTGTGATTGAGATTACTCGGGGTAATAGGTTATATTATTAGAAGTAGGGTCAGGATAGgggggatgaggaaagagaggaagtagagtttGATTATGCCTCTCTGGGTGGTTACAGTTGTGGAAGCGGTAATatgtgtttgtgagattatttcggGTATAGATTTTTCTAGCCATGTTGAGTCTAATAAGAGGAGGGCTAAGTTTTGACTTATAAGTAGGTTTTGCTAGGGGATCATACGGTGAACTGTGGTGGGGAAGTATCCTAGTATGTTGGAGAATTTGAGTATTTGTGatgggtttttcacttttagtttgtTGGTTATAAGGGCGAGGTCTAGGGCTGTTAGGAAACCGAGAGCAGTTGCGTCTAGGGCTGAGAGTTTGAGATAGAAGGGTGTTGTTGgctgggggagtgaggtaggggGGATATTACTGGTGATAAGGAATCCCGTGATTCTACTGCCTATTTAATTGGGTTTAGTAGGGCGGGGTTGTTTTCGTTGATGTTTATTAGGGCTGGGAAGCGGGGTTGTCCTGTTAGGGTAAGGAGAATGGTTCGAGTACTGTAGGCGCTTGTTAGGGAGGTGGCGATGAGAGTAATAaatagggctcaggcgttggtatacgacgtatttgtggcttcgataatgagatctttggagtaggagcctgtgaggaaaggtattcctgtgagtgctaggttgccaataactagggaagttgaggtgaggggcagtgttttaaacagacctcctatttttcgaatgtcctgttcgttgtttaggttatgaataatggatccggagcacataaaaagtacagctttgaagaaggcatgggtgcagatgtgtaggaatgctaggtaTGGTTGGTTAATACCAATGGTGACTATTATTAGGCCTAGTTGACTTGAGGTAGGGAAGGCCACGATTTTTTAAATATCGTGTTGTGTGAGGGCACAGATGGCTCTGAATAGAGTAGTAATGGCTCCCAGGCATAATGTGAGGTTTTGGATTAGTGTATAGTTTTCTATCAAAGGGTGGAAACGGATGAGTAGGAATACTCCGGCAACAACT
This DNA window, taken from Macaca fascicularis isolate 582-1 chromosome 6, T2T-MFA8v1.1, encodes the following:
- the LOC135971188 gene encoding double homeobox protein 4C-like; the protein is MALPTPGDGALPAGARGRGRRRRLVWTPSQREALRACFERNPYPGIATREELAQAIGIPEPRVQIWFQNERSRQLRQHRRESRPWPGKRGPQEGRRKRTAVTRSQTALLLRAFQQDRFPGIATREELARETGLPESRIQIWFQNRRARHPGQGGGAPAHAGGPGDAAPGGCPPAPSPVASTHTGAWGTGLPAPHVPCAPWTLPPGAFVGQGAGAVAPLQPSQAAQAAGISHPAPAGGDWDFSYAALATPEGALSHPQTPRGWPPRPSQWRGDRDPQHHSLPGPCSVGQPGPAGAEPQGQGVLAPPTSQGSPWWGWGQGPQVAGAAWEPQVGAAPPPGPAPPEASAGQEQMQAIRAPSPPLQEPGRSSALPCSLLDELLETPEFLQQGQPLLETEAPTELQDVGEPALLEPLLLSDEEYRALLEEL